A single region of the Phaenicophaeus curvirostris isolate KB17595 chromosome 4, BPBGC_Pcur_1.0, whole genome shotgun sequence genome encodes:
- the EIF4E gene encoding eukaryotic translation initiation factor 4E, whose protein sequence is MAAVEPETTPNPQPSEEEKTEPAPSQEVASPEQYIKHPLQNRWALWFFKNDKSKTWQANLRLISKFDTVEDFWALYNHIQLSSNLMPGCDYSLFKDGIEPMWEDEKNKRGGRWLITLNKQQRRSDLDRFWLETLLCLIGESFDDYSDDVCGAVVNVRTKGDKIAIWTTECENRDAVTHIGRVYKERLGLPPKIVIGYQSHADTATKSGSTTKNRFVV, encoded by the exons GAAACCACTCCCAATCCTCAGCcttcagaagaggagaaaaccGAGCCAGCACCAAGTCAGGAGGTTGCCAGCCCTGAACAGTACATTAAACATCCACTACAAAACAG atGGGCACTctggttttttaaaaatgacaagaGCAAAACTTGGCAAGCAAATCTTCGTCTTATCTCAAAGTTTGATACTGTTGAAGATTTTTGGGC TTTATACAACCATATCCAGCTCTCTAGTAATTTAATGCCTGGTTGTGACTACTCACTTTTTAAG GATGGGATTGAACCCATGtgggaagatgaaaaaaacaagcGAGGAGGACGATGGCTAATTACACTAAACAAACAGCAGAGACGAAGTGACCTTGATCGCTTCTGGCTAGAAACA CTGCTGTGCCTTATTGGGGAGTCATTTGATGACTACAGTGATGATGTATGTGGTGCTGTTGTTAATGTTAGAACTAAGGGTGATAAAATAGCAATATGGACAACTGAATGTGAAAACAGGGATGCTGTTACGCATATAGG gagaGTATACAAGGAAAGATTAGGACTTCCCCCAAAGATAGTGATTGGTTATCAGTCCCATGCAGACACAGCTACTAAGAGCGGCTCCACCACTAAAAATAGGTTTGTTGTTTAA